Proteins encoded within one genomic window of Actinoplanes octamycinicus:
- a CDS encoding class I adenylate-forming enzyme family protein, which produces MTASIISPDSAQAMAAFELEALRIAAVLQDYGVGPGDRVMLKAGNSPAWVATLLGLMHVGASIVLADQREQVEATTRIAQRARVKVVLVDNDAPVDPALQPITLTELLVAGAGRTVLGDRVDAGIWRSLDDGLIMWTSGSTGSPKGAVKTGRSFLRNLERNADQVGHHSGDVLLPLLPFAHQYGLSMVLIAWLRRCSLVVAPYWRLDRSLLLAGISGATVIDATPASYRSMLNLVTRNPELRSCLDRVRMFCVGAAPLDSALVDRYTTEFGMPLLDSYGSTELGNISFATLDNPVACGRAMDGIRVRIVDDEGHENGPGVAGEVEVDTPDAMQGHLAEDGTLIPLPGGWQQTGDLGHLDENGNLTVLGRKLAVHRLGYTLYPELIERKAAAAGCSVRVVAQQDERLEARLVFFVEDEEQRDPAYWWSRLNDALAQYERPNRVLVLPEFPLNRNGKPDKRRMAELAASGPAAP; this is translated from the coding sequence ATGACCGCATCCATCATCAGCCCTGATTCGGCACAGGCCATGGCGGCGTTCGAGCTGGAGGCGCTGCGCATCGCCGCGGTCCTGCAGGACTACGGCGTCGGTCCGGGCGACCGGGTGATGCTCAAGGCCGGCAACTCGCCGGCCTGGGTCGCCACCCTGCTCGGACTGATGCACGTCGGCGCCTCGATCGTCCTGGCCGACCAGCGCGAGCAGGTCGAGGCCACCACTCGGATCGCGCAACGCGCCCGGGTGAAGGTGGTCCTGGTCGACAACGACGCGCCGGTCGACCCCGCGCTTCAGCCGATCACTCTGACCGAACTCCTCGTCGCCGGCGCGGGCCGGACGGTGCTCGGCGACCGGGTGGACGCCGGCATCTGGCGCTCTCTCGACGACGGCCTGATCATGTGGACGTCCGGCTCGACCGGCTCGCCGAAGGGCGCGGTGAAAACCGGCCGCAGCTTCCTGCGCAACCTGGAGCGCAACGCCGACCAGGTGGGACACCACTCCGGCGACGTCCTGCTCCCCCTGCTGCCGTTCGCCCACCAGTACGGCCTGTCCATGGTCCTGATCGCCTGGCTGCGCCGGTGCTCGCTGGTCGTCGCACCGTACTGGCGGCTGGACCGCTCGCTGCTGCTGGCCGGGATCAGCGGCGCCACGGTCATCGACGCCACCCCCGCCAGCTACCGCAGCATGCTGAACCTGGTGACCCGCAACCCCGAGCTGCGTTCCTGCCTGGACCGGGTCCGGATGTTCTGCGTCGGCGCGGCTCCCCTGGACAGTGCCCTGGTCGACCGGTACACCACCGAGTTCGGGATGCCGCTGCTGGACAGCTACGGCAGCACCGAACTGGGCAACATCTCGTTCGCCACCCTGGACAACCCGGTCGCCTGCGGCCGGGCGATGGACGGCATCCGGGTCCGGATCGTCGACGACGAGGGACACGAGAACGGCCCGGGTGTGGCCGGCGAGGTCGAGGTCGACACCCCGGACGCGATGCAGGGCCACCTGGCCGAGGACGGCACGCTGATCCCGCTGCCCGGCGGCTGGCAGCAGACCGGTGACCTGGGACATCTGGACGAGAACGGCAACCTCACCGTGCTGGGCCGCAAGCTCGCGGTGCACCGGCTGGGCTACACCCTCTATCCGGAGCTGATCGAGCGCAAGGCGGCCGCGGCCGGCTGCTCAGTACGTGTGGTGGCGCAGCAGGACGAGCGCCTCGAGGCCCGCCTGGTGTTCTTCGTCGAGGACGAGGAGCAGCGCGATCCGGCGTACTGGTGGAGCCGGCTCAACGACGCCCTCGCGCAGTACGAGCGTCCGAATCGGGTGCTGGTCCTGCCGGAGTTTCCGCTGAACCGCAACGGCAAGCCGGACAAGCGGCGGATGGCGGAGCTGGCCGCGTCCGGGCCGGCGGCGCCATGA
- a CDS encoding glycosyltransferase yields MRIFCTITGTQGHANEVLPIARALLLAGHEVAVAVPEALTGVFDGTPVRLHPVMPSIPEVMQSIFSMRFEREPGAPEPVLDNRMEMILWGGGPHITGTFHTVLPLAREFRPDLILRDGGEVTGVLIAEALGVPHVSCPSGPTNVIDPQGLLPLLNKRRAEVGLPAQDDPWSMYRHGRVDCMPGAYSFARYPVPEAFAYRQPAALNEAEGLPPELAALSGDRPLVVASVGSSLPTVMAMQQMGIDPPEGMMHPSETLRAIVGGLSALDCHAVVSTAGFPVEGVEIGPHVHVMDWIPQMLLLQCAQLFITHAGYNSVRESVRQGVPMVSLPQFGDMHHNAVRIEERDLGRTVTEVTAEGVATACKQVLNDDRITAGIRAAHRQMLGLPGVEAVVGLLERTVAAH; encoded by the coding sequence ATGCGAATCTTCTGTACTATCACCGGCACCCAGGGACACGCGAACGAGGTGCTGCCGATCGCCCGGGCCCTGCTGCTGGCCGGGCACGAGGTCGCGGTCGCGGTCCCGGAGGCGCTGACCGGGGTGTTCGACGGTACGCCGGTGCGACTGCATCCGGTGATGCCGAGCATCCCCGAGGTGATGCAGTCCATCTTCTCGATGCGTTTCGAACGGGAGCCGGGCGCCCCCGAGCCCGTGCTCGACAATCGGATGGAAATGATCCTCTGGGGCGGCGGGCCGCACATCACCGGCACCTTCCACACCGTGCTGCCGCTGGCCCGGGAGTTCCGCCCCGACCTGATCCTGCGCGACGGTGGCGAGGTGACCGGCGTGCTGATCGCCGAGGCGCTCGGTGTCCCGCATGTGTCCTGCCCCTCCGGGCCGACCAACGTGATCGACCCGCAGGGCCTGCTCCCGCTGCTCAACAAGCGGCGGGCCGAGGTCGGGCTGCCGGCTCAGGACGACCCTTGGTCGATGTACCGGCACGGCCGGGTCGACTGTATGCCGGGCGCGTACTCTTTCGCTCGCTACCCGGTGCCGGAGGCGTTCGCCTACCGGCAGCCCGCCGCGCTCAACGAGGCTGAGGGCCTCCCGCCCGAGCTGGCCGCCCTGTCCGGTGACCGGCCGCTGGTGGTCGCCTCGGTAGGCAGCTCGCTGCCCACCGTGATGGCCATGCAGCAGATGGGCATTGACCCGCCGGAGGGGATGATGCACCCGTCGGAGACGTTGCGGGCCATCGTCGGCGGCCTGTCCGCCCTGGACTGCCACGCCGTGGTCAGCACGGCCGGGTTCCCGGTCGAGGGCGTCGAGATCGGTCCGCACGTGCACGTCATGGACTGGATCCCGCAGATGCTGTTGCTGCAGTGCGCCCAGCTGTTCATCACCCACGCCGGATACAACAGCGTGCGGGAGTCGGTACGCCAAGGCGTACCGATGGTCTCCCTGCCGCAGTTCGGCGACATGCACCACAACGCGGTCCGGATCGAGGAACGCGACCTCGGCCGCACGGTCACCGAGGTCACCGCGGAAGGCGTGGCCACGGCCTGCAAGCAGGTGCTCAACGACGACCGGATCACCGCCGGCATACGAGCCGCACACCGGCAGATGCTCGGGTTGCCCGGTGTCGAGGCGGTCGTCGGACTGCTGGAACGGACCGTCGCCGCGCACTGA
- a CDS encoding carbon-nitrogen hydrolase family protein: MTRIACWQAACRPGGVPDFLRRLESAADRAAAGGARLLVTPEMSLAGYPLHAAGLAEAAEPVDGRWHEAVRSIARRTGVAIVYGWPERDAETVYNSVRLVSAQSREEVVYRKTHLFGEIDRAWFTAGDVPVVQAAVDGLRIGLLVCYDVEFPELVRAHALAGTQLLVVPTALMEPWQIVARTLVPARAFESQLYIAYTNWIGDRQALRFCGLSTIAAPDGRTIVAEPGVETLLTGEIYPEIIAAARRETTYLSDLRPGLYGASAAGTAGTAPTSESR, encoded by the coding sequence ATGACCCGGATCGCGTGCTGGCAGGCGGCCTGCCGCCCGGGTGGGGTGCCGGACTTCCTGCGCCGGCTGGAGTCGGCCGCGGATCGGGCCGCGGCCGGTGGCGCCCGGCTGCTGGTGACCCCGGAGATGTCGCTGGCCGGCTACCCGCTGCACGCTGCCGGCCTGGCCGAGGCCGCCGAGCCGGTCGACGGCCGCTGGCACGAAGCGGTGCGGAGCATCGCCCGGCGCACCGGCGTGGCCATCGTCTACGGCTGGCCGGAACGGGACGCCGAGACCGTCTACAACTCGGTGCGCCTCGTCTCGGCGCAGAGCCGGGAGGAGGTCGTTTACCGCAAGACACACCTGTTCGGCGAGATCGACCGGGCCTGGTTCACCGCGGGCGACGTCCCGGTCGTGCAGGCCGCCGTGGACGGCCTCCGGATCGGCCTGCTGGTCTGCTACGACGTCGAGTTCCCCGAGCTGGTCCGGGCACACGCGCTGGCCGGGACGCAGTTGCTGGTGGTGCCGACCGCGCTGATGGAGCCGTGGCAGATCGTCGCCCGTACTCTGGTGCCCGCCCGCGCCTTCGAGAGCCAGCTCTACATCGCCTACACGAACTGGATCGGCGACCGGCAGGCGCTGCGGTTCTGCGGCCTGAGCACGATCGCCGCGCCGGACGGCCGTACGATCGTCGCCGAACCGGGGGTGGAGACCCTGCTGACCGGCGAGATCTATCCGGAGATCATCGCCGCGGCGCGCCGGGAAACCACCTATCTGAGTGACCTGCGGCCCGGCCTTTACGGCGCGTCCGCCGCCGGCACGGCGGGGACCGCGCCCACCAGCGAGTCCAGATGA
- a CDS encoding DUF1453 domain-containing protein — translation MNSWVLASIIAVVLVVIVVKRLLGEPLNGRDLWAAPVILTAIGSYTLWKTDGLRPGDYAWLAGGIILGLALGYLRGSFVVVYEKRGFLWQRYRGRTFVAIIGSLLVMFAYALLADKLGMRPEARPIQLSIGISFIGEALAVTRQGLALGVRFAPERR, via the coding sequence GTGAACAGCTGGGTCCTGGCGTCGATCATCGCGGTGGTCCTGGTCGTCATTGTGGTCAAACGGCTGCTCGGCGAGCCACTCAACGGCCGCGACCTGTGGGCGGCGCCGGTCATCCTGACCGCCATCGGCAGCTACACCCTCTGGAAGACCGACGGCCTCCGTCCCGGCGACTACGCCTGGCTGGCCGGCGGCATCATCCTCGGTCTCGCCCTCGGTTACCTGCGCGGCTCGTTCGTCGTGGTGTACGAGAAGCGCGGTTTCCTCTGGCAGCGCTACCGCGGCCGGACCTTCGTGGCGATCATCGGCTCGTTGCTGGTGATGTTCGCCTACGCGCTGCTCGCCGACAAGCTCGGGATGCGACCCGAGGCGCGCCCGATCCAGCTCTCCATCGGGATCAGCTTCATCGGCGAGGCTCTGGCCGTCACCCGCCAGGGCCTCGCGCTCGGCGTCCGGTTCGCGCCGGAGCGCCGGTGA
- a CDS encoding DUF5988 family protein has product MSDTTSRLPQSARNVAGEAFLQARLEGGPADFPADLRDQAVPRDQDRVKVPYCGGYEHFERSAGDVEPVAFRWVGRTWVAE; this is encoded by the coding sequence ATGAGTGATACGACCAGCAGGCTGCCGCAATCCGCCCGCAACGTTGCGGGCGAGGCCTTTCTCCAGGCCCGGCTCGAGGGCGGCCCGGCGGACTTCCCCGCCGATCTGCGCGACCAGGCGGTGCCTCGCGACCAGGACCGGGTCAAGGTTCCGTACTGCGGCGGGTACGAGCACTTCGAGCGGAGCGCCGGCGACGTCGAACCCGTCGCGTTCCGCTGGGTCGGGCGCACCTGGGTCGCCGAGTAG
- a CDS encoding sensor histidine kinase, with translation MSRSAADSPPPPAGGDARAHLIDRLAPSWLVMQLFGTVVLLGALATSRESRFWMWSLYCASLVCWLVYLVSGRRFPRFAWIELAVGTLLAAATLGHADDVTASVLASVLIGRFTALAGPPARVITMVVILAVSIPAVTTLATGRSTSELITYVALLLTAALLGLNRRQYLLRLVQTEELLAETRQRRAEEERAAALGERARIAREIHDVLAHSLGALGVQLQVVETLLEQNRDVDTALVRVRRSQELAREGVNEARRAVAVLRGDVPELSSALAELVAAHRHDHLVAVRAEVEGLARALPKEVATSLIMVAREALTNAARHAPGAEVTITLSYRPGSVRLRVRNGIPAAPGRTAVPRTHGYGLVGMRERVALVGGTLTAGPLAGQAWQVEAELPG, from the coding sequence GTGAGCCGGAGCGCTGCCGACAGCCCACCCCCGCCGGCCGGTGGTGACGCGCGGGCCCACCTGATCGACCGCCTCGCGCCCAGCTGGCTGGTCATGCAGCTGTTCGGCACGGTGGTCCTGCTCGGCGCGCTGGCGACCAGCAGGGAAAGCCGGTTCTGGATGTGGTCGCTGTACTGCGCCAGCCTGGTGTGCTGGCTGGTCTACCTGGTCAGCGGCCGGCGTTTCCCCCGCTTCGCCTGGATCGAGCTGGCCGTCGGCACGCTGCTCGCGGCGGCCACCCTCGGGCACGCCGACGACGTCACCGCGAGCGTGCTGGCCAGCGTCTTGATCGGACGATTCACCGCGCTGGCCGGACCACCGGCACGGGTCATCACGATGGTGGTGATCCTGGCCGTCAGCATCCCGGCGGTCACCACGCTGGCCACCGGCCGATCCACCTCGGAGCTGATCACCTACGTGGCGCTGTTACTGACCGCGGCCCTGCTCGGGCTCAACCGTCGGCAGTACCTGCTGCGCCTGGTGCAGACCGAGGAACTGCTGGCCGAGACCCGGCAGCGACGGGCCGAGGAGGAGCGGGCCGCCGCGCTGGGAGAACGAGCCCGGATCGCCCGGGAGATCCACGACGTGCTGGCCCACTCGCTCGGCGCGCTCGGCGTCCAGCTGCAGGTGGTGGAGACGCTGCTGGAGCAGAACCGGGACGTCGACACGGCGCTGGTCCGGGTCCGCCGATCGCAGGAACTGGCCCGTGAGGGGGTGAACGAGGCGCGGCGGGCGGTCGCGGTGCTGCGCGGCGACGTTCCGGAGCTGTCCAGCGCGCTCGCCGAACTGGTCGCCGCGCACCGGCACGATCACCTGGTGGCCGTCCGTGCGGAGGTCGAGGGGCTGGCCCGGGCGCTGCCCAAGGAGGTGGCGACTTCGCTGATCATGGTGGCCCGGGAGGCGCTGACCAACGCCGCCCGGCACGCGCCCGGCGCCGAGGTCACGATCACCCTGAGCTATCGGCCGGGTAGCGTACGACTGCGGGTCCGCAACGGCATCCCGGCCGCGCCGGGCAGGACCGCGGTGCCGCGCACCCACGGGTACGGGTTGGTCGGCATGCGGGAACGGGTGGCGCTGGTCGGCGGCACGCTGACCGCCGGCCCGCTGGCCGGCCAGGCCTGGCAGGTGGAGGCCGAACTGCCCGGCTGA
- a CDS encoding cold-shock protein, which translates to MASVGKVIRYDEVRGYGFIAPAEGGEDVFVHANDFGDQRGLVHSGMRVEYEVEVGDRGLKVASLRVLEPATPARSERDAATVRAGVPGDDEGMCDVLSGRELMVEVTEALIGKVPALTGAQIAAIRQTVVDLARSHGWVES; encoded by the coding sequence ATGGCGTCGGTGGGCAAGGTCATTCGGTACGACGAGGTCCGTGGGTACGGATTCATCGCGCCGGCGGAGGGTGGCGAGGACGTCTTCGTCCATGCCAACGACTTCGGAGACCAGCGTGGTCTGGTGCATTCCGGGATGCGGGTGGAATACGAGGTGGAGGTCGGTGATCGCGGTCTGAAGGTGGCCTCGTTGCGGGTCTTGGAGCCGGCCACGCCGGCTCGGTCCGAGCGGGACGCGGCCACGGTCCGGGCCGGCGTGCCCGGCGACGACGAGGGCATGTGCGACGTGCTGTCCGGCCGCGAGCTGATGGTCGAGGTGACCGAGGCGCTGATCGGCAAGGTCCCGGCGCTGACCGGGGCGCAGATCGCCGCGATCCGGCAGACCGTGGTCGACCTGGCCCGGTCGCACGGCTGGGTGGAGAGCTGA
- a CDS encoding TetR/AcrR family transcriptional regulator codes for MPKIVDPLERRRAVADAVHAVVAREGLEAASLRNVAEEAGLAIGSIRHYFAGHDELIIFALQELGRRVGERVWAHAERLLEEPGGSREDRRRRTEDLLAEFLPLDSVRRDELVLWHEFAVAARTHPSLFGHADAIQQTLYGLVLRTLQGAQQAGGLPAALDVELESIRLRALLDGLGMQAALFAERFPVELQRAVVRRHLDSLVGAVPAVPAADAP; via the coding sequence ATGCCAAAGATCGTTGATCCGTTGGAGCGGCGCCGCGCTGTGGCCGACGCCGTCCACGCCGTCGTCGCCCGGGAGGGTCTGGAGGCGGCGTCGCTGCGCAACGTCGCCGAGGAGGCCGGCCTCGCGATCGGATCGATCCGGCACTACTTCGCCGGCCACGACGAGCTGATCATCTTCGCGCTGCAGGAGCTCGGCCGGCGGGTCGGCGAGCGGGTCTGGGCGCACGCGGAGCGGCTGCTGGAGGAGCCCGGCGGCAGTCGCGAGGACCGGCGCCGGCGCACCGAGGACCTGCTCGCCGAGTTCCTGCCGCTGGACTCGGTGCGCCGGGACGAGCTGGTGCTCTGGCACGAGTTCGCGGTCGCAGCCCGGACCCACCCGTCGTTGTTCGGGCACGCTGACGCGATCCAGCAGACCCTCTACGGCTTGGTGTTGCGTACCCTTCAGGGCGCGCAGCAGGCCGGCGGCCTACCCGCGGCCCTCGACGTGGAGCTGGAGAGCATCCGGCTGCGTGCCCTGCTCGACGGGCTGGGCATGCAGGCCGCGCTGTTCGCCGAGCGGTTCCCGGTGGAGTTGCAGCGTGCGGTGGTCCGCCGTCATCTGGACTCGCTGGTGGGCGCGGTCCCCGCCGTGCCGGCGGCGGACGCGCCGTAA
- a CDS encoding helix-turn-helix transcriptional regulator, whose product MSTTTLIERENHLAVLEDLLNSTAEGNGRIATISGAVASGKSELLVTASDRAVAGGAVVVDAVASRAEHGVRFGIVRKIIASLPIAPEATAMILRLMEEAGDPASAGVGFMVCLSTTLLRLAERQPVVIAVDDVHRADPASKQFLLHLARRTRRAKVLLLLTTSNRTPRDQTDFYSELQRQPHHTRLRLRLLSRSGTSHLISGQLSPHAANRLADEVHTVTGGNPMLVQALIDDARATAESTAASGVPLVRAETYIQGVLDCLHRGDSEMLTVARAIAAFGPAATPQTISQLVDLPARTVLQAIEDLGHSGLLSDGQFRDPAARTAILDHAPADVVVRLRDRTARLLFDSGASATEVAQQVVARGGEADAWTLPVLRKAAEYAMVNDDNTFARRCLELAYRVCADERERAEINSQLILATWRTAPAAAGGYLARLTAEAAPDRAVYRNLPMSVAYLAWDGQVDRAAGIVEELTETPQTSEPSDLTAIAAARNWLTAFIPHLRPRLHGPDAAGTAPETEPEPEPAGAVAGASEALPYLHAAATYTAAVTGDSEAEAPVDEAIRILQRYHLTDSAVQPLVSVLWALIYADRLDLALSWCERLLDECSSRDTPSWRALLTVVRAEIALRQGDLGGAESHARAALDQMSVQSWGIAIAHPLAILVQACTMMGRYEEAGRLLDQAVPPAMPHTIAGLHYRQARGRWYLATGRPHAALETFLAIGKSMEAFGTDNPQVVSWHIDAAEAWLALGEPKRAKELAESQLNRSGPGSRRRRAVLLRILGAVETGPRRLPMLREAVKILEDHGSRLQLAIALGELGRCQQAAGDVNQARMLVRKAWHLAKSCGAEPVCEQLIPGYSETEAAPSARATIRQVPESEPLTEAEARVATLAAEGHTNREIAAQLFVTVSTVEQHLTRIYRKLDVRRRRDLPAKLSAVDSWAAA is encoded by the coding sequence GTGTCGACAACGACGCTGATCGAGCGTGAAAACCACTTGGCAGTACTGGAAGACCTGCTGAACAGCACAGCAGAGGGAAACGGCCGGATCGCCACCATCAGTGGAGCGGTGGCCAGCGGCAAGTCCGAACTGCTCGTGACCGCCTCGGACCGGGCGGTCGCCGGCGGCGCCGTGGTAGTGGACGCCGTCGCCTCACGAGCCGAGCACGGGGTGCGCTTCGGCATCGTACGAAAAATCATCGCGAGCCTCCCGATCGCTCCCGAGGCCACCGCGATGATCCTGCGCCTCATGGAGGAGGCCGGTGATCCGGCCAGCGCCGGGGTCGGCTTCATGGTCTGTCTGTCCACCACGCTGCTGCGCCTGGCGGAGCGGCAACCGGTGGTCATCGCGGTCGACGACGTGCACCGCGCGGATCCCGCGTCCAAGCAGTTCCTGCTGCATCTGGCCCGGCGGACCCGGCGGGCCAAGGTGCTGCTGCTGCTCACCACGTCGAATCGAACACCACGCGACCAGACCGATTTCTACTCCGAGTTGCAGCGCCAGCCACACCACACCAGGCTGCGGTTACGACTGCTGTCCCGCTCCGGAACCAGCCATCTGATCAGCGGACAGCTGAGCCCGCACGCCGCGAACCGGCTCGCCGACGAGGTGCACACGGTCACCGGCGGCAACCCGATGCTGGTCCAGGCCCTGATCGACGACGCGCGTGCCACCGCGGAGAGCACCGCGGCCAGCGGCGTGCCGCTGGTGCGTGCCGAGACGTACATCCAGGGTGTGCTCGACTGCCTGCACCGCGGCGACTCGGAGATGCTGACCGTGGCCCGGGCCATCGCGGCGTTCGGTCCGGCCGCCACGCCCCAGACGATCAGCCAGCTGGTGGACCTGCCGGCACGCACCGTGCTGCAGGCGATCGAGGACCTCGGGCACAGCGGGTTGCTCAGCGACGGGCAGTTCAGGGACCCGGCGGCACGGACCGCCATCCTCGACCACGCCCCGGCCGACGTCGTCGTGCGCCTGCGCGACCGAACGGCCCGGCTGCTGTTCGACTCGGGCGCTTCGGCGACCGAGGTGGCCCAGCAGGTCGTGGCGCGCGGCGGCGAGGCCGACGCGTGGACCCTGCCGGTGCTGCGCAAAGCGGCCGAGTACGCCATGGTCAACGACGACAACACCTTCGCCCGCCGGTGCCTGGAGCTGGCCTACCGGGTGTGTGCCGACGAACGGGAACGTGCCGAGATCAACAGCCAGCTGATCCTGGCGACGTGGCGTACCGCGCCGGCCGCGGCCGGCGGTTACCTGGCCCGGCTCACCGCCGAGGCGGCGCCGGACCGCGCGGTGTACCGGAATCTCCCGATGTCGGTGGCCTACCTGGCCTGGGACGGCCAGGTGGACCGCGCAGCCGGCATCGTCGAGGAGCTGACCGAGACCCCGCAGACGTCAGAGCCGTCGGACCTGACCGCGATCGCGGCGGCGCGCAACTGGCTGACCGCCTTCATCCCGCATCTGCGACCGCGCTTGCACGGCCCGGACGCGGCGGGCACGGCGCCGGAGACCGAACCGGAGCCGGAGCCGGCCGGGGCGGTCGCCGGCGCGTCCGAAGCTCTGCCCTACCTGCACGCGGCGGCGACCTACACCGCGGCAGTCACCGGTGACTCGGAGGCGGAAGCGCCGGTCGACGAGGCGATTCGGATCCTGCAGCGCTACCACCTCACCGACAGTGCCGTTCAGCCGCTGGTGTCGGTGCTCTGGGCGCTGATCTACGCCGACCGGCTGGACCTGGCGCTGTCCTGGTGCGAGCGGCTGCTCGACGAGTGCTCGAGCCGCGACACCCCGTCCTGGCGGGCCCTGCTGACCGTGGTGCGGGCCGAGATCGCGCTGCGCCAGGGCGACCTCGGTGGGGCGGAGAGCCACGCCCGGGCCGCGCTGGACCAGATGTCGGTACAGAGTTGGGGCATCGCCATCGCCCATCCGCTGGCGATCCTCGTGCAGGCCTGCACCATGATGGGCCGCTACGAGGAGGCCGGTCGGCTGCTGGACCAGGCGGTGCCGCCGGCGATGCCACACACCATCGCCGGGCTGCACTACCGGCAGGCCCGTGGGCGGTGGTACCTGGCGACCGGCCGGCCGCACGCCGCGTTGGAGACCTTCCTCGCGATCGGCAAGTCGATGGAGGCCTTCGGGACCGACAACCCTCAGGTCGTGTCGTGGCACATCGACGCCGCCGAGGCCTGGCTGGCGCTCGGCGAGCCGAAGCGGGCGAAGGAGTTGGCCGAATCGCAGCTGAACCGCTCCGGTCCCGGCTCCCGCCGGCGCCGCGCAGTGCTGCTGCGGATTCTCGGCGCCGTCGAGACCGGGCCGCGGCGGCTGCCGATGCTGCGTGAGGCGGTCAAGATCCTCGAGGACCACGGCAGCCGGCTGCAGCTGGCGATCGCTCTCGGTGAACTGGGCCGCTGCCAGCAGGCCGCCGGGGACGTCAACCAGGCGCGCATGCTGGTCCGCAAGGCCTGGCACCTGGCCAAGTCGTGCGGCGCGGAACCGGTGTGCGAGCAGCTGATTCCCGGGTACTCGGAGACCGAGGCGGCCCCGTCGGCGCGGGCCACGATTCGGCAGGTGCCGGAGTCCGAGCCGCTGACCGAGGCAGAGGCTCGGGTGGCCACGCTGGCCGCCGAGGGCCATACCAACCGCGAGATCGCAGCCCAGTTGTTCGTCACCGTCAGTACGGTCGAGCAGCACCTGACCCGGATCTATCGCAAGCTCGACGTCCGGCGGCGCCGCGATCTTCCGGCGAAGCTGTCGGCCGTGGACTCGTGGGCGGCCGCCTGA
- a CDS encoding thioesterase II family protein: MSETSADNIWIRTYHPADPDAVQLVCLPHAGGSASFYFPVSRALAPRIAVLAVQYPGRQDRRADPRIEDIGELADEITAAVRPRLRGPVALFGHSMGAVLAFEVTRRLEKHGVPVSEVFVSGRRAPSTTRDENVHRRDDHGIVAEMRELSGTDARILADEELLRMAMPAIRSDYTAIERYRAEPGAVVDAPITALTGDADPRSSLAEVTAWQAHTTGRFTLHTFAGGHFFLANHQNAINDLVADRLTGADAAGAPPRMAR, from the coding sequence GTGAGTGAGACGTCAGCAGACAACATCTGGATTCGCACCTACCACCCCGCCGACCCGGACGCCGTGCAGCTGGTCTGCCTGCCCCACGCGGGCGGGTCGGCGTCGTTCTACTTCCCGGTGTCGCGCGCCCTGGCGCCGCGGATCGCCGTGCTGGCGGTGCAGTACCCCGGACGACAAGACCGACGCGCCGACCCGCGGATCGAGGACATCGGTGAGCTGGCCGACGAGATCACCGCCGCAGTGCGGCCCCGCCTGCGGGGCCCGGTGGCGCTGTTCGGCCACAGCATGGGCGCCGTGCTCGCCTTCGAGGTGACCCGGCGACTCGAGAAACACGGCGTGCCGGTGTCCGAGGTGTTCGTCTCCGGCCGGCGGGCCCCGTCGACCACGCGCGACGAGAACGTGCACCGGCGGGACGACCATGGCATCGTCGCCGAGATGCGCGAGCTCAGCGGCACCGACGCCCGCATTCTCGCCGACGAGGAGCTGCTGCGCATGGCGATGCCCGCGATCCGCAGCGACTACACCGCGATCGAGCGGTACCGGGCCGAGCCCGGCGCCGTCGTCGACGCCCCGATCACCGCGCTGACCGGCGACGCCGACCCGCGGTCGAGCCTGGCCGAAGTCACCGCTTGGCAGGCGCACACCACCGGCCGGTTCACCCTGCACACCTTCGCCGGCGGGCACTTCTTCCTGGCGAACCATCAGAACGCGATCAACGACCTGGTGGCGGATCGGCTGACCGGCGCCGACGCGGCCGGCGCTCCGCCCCGGATGGCGAGGTGA